The following coding sequences lie in one Lolium perenne isolate Kyuss_39 chromosome 2, Kyuss_2.0, whole genome shotgun sequence genomic window:
- the LOC127330066 gene encoding uncharacterized protein, with protein MAELEAEKAWRTNEALMDHMDDFKEDTKAQMDALMAEMAEMRSMLSQSIAGNKNFMHTSAIQPEESVGEYSTSDQSVHDVDSIGEEEVVMQELREAQQQYEKKRAEAAQLIRKKKEGAQRLNNEAELQKRKEVELLHKKKEEALMQKNNEQDMQKKREIESKKKQEDLMQKKKEQDMQKKREADLKKKKEATVTQKNHQKGNEVILFNVYRDHTTPVAKATILATDRKKIVGGRELGTECCEVVVNYIIKRDAILPRPIGDVTTMGQAQGRTIAWLYKHLEVDKSKMKQASPPQENELPRG; from the exons ATGGCGGAGCTAGAGGCTGAGAAAGCTTGGCGAACTAATGAAGCTCTAATGGATCACATGGATGATTTTAAAGAAGATACCAAAGCTCAGATGGATGCCTTGATGGCTGAAATGGCTGAAATGAGAAGCATGTTATCACAATCTATTGCTGGAAACAAGAACTTTATGCATACTTCTGCAATTCAACCTGAAGAAAGTGTGGGAGAATATTCTACCTCTGACCAATCTGTTCATGATGTTGATAGCATTGGTGAGGAAGAAGTTGTGATGCAAGAGTTGAGGGAAGCACAACAACAATATGAAAAGAAGAGAGCAGAAGCAGCACAACTGAttaggaagaagaaggaaggagcCCAACGACTAAACAATGAAGCAGAACTACAGAAGAGAAAGGAGGTTGAACTACTGcacaagaagaaagaagaggccCTAATGCAAAAGAATAATGAACAAGACATGCAAAAGAAGAGGGAAATTGAGTCGAAGAAGAAACAAGAAGACCTGATGCAAAAGAAGAAGGAACAAGACATGCAAAAGAAGAGGGAAGCTGacctgaagaagaagaaggaagcaaCAGTTACACAAAAGAATCATCAG AAAGGAAATGAAGTGATTTTGTTCAATGTTTATCGTGATCATACTACACCAGTGGCAAAAGCTACCATTCTAGCAACTGACAGGAAGAAGATCGTAGGGGGTCGTGAGCTTGGCACTGAATGTTGTGAAGTTGTTGTCAACTACATCATCAAAAGAGATGCCATATTGCCTCGTCCCATTGGCGATGTGACGACCATGGGACAAGCTCAAGGAAGAACTATTGCATGGCTCTATAAACAT CTGGAGGTTGACAAGTCCAAGATGAAGCAAGCCTCGCCGCCACAAGAAAATGAACTCCCAAGAG